The Anopheles gambiae chromosome 2, idAnoGambNW_F1_1, whole genome shotgun sequence genomic sequence GTCTTCCCCATTGCTTGGGAAGGTATTCGCACTACCCGCGACTACGAGATGTGGTCATCATGGTAACGAACGCTTCGGAACAACTCACGCTGCCAGACAGTGGTCAGTAGACGTTCATCTCTGCTCCTGTTGCCTTGGATACGACCGGTGCTTGCTTCGCGATCGCGTCTCCCTTTGGgtatgttgtgtgttttgttttccatccatTTGAGTTGCTCCGTTtgctgcacacaaacactccacaccaacaccaaacCGGTCCGCGACGGCTCGAAACATTAATTGCTGTTTGCCAGCACTACACTGCACTACACTTCCTGCCACTTCTCTTCAAAAGTTCCGAGTGCGTTGGGTTTTCCCCCTTACAAAGGTTGGGACAATTTCCGGCCATTTCGCGGCTGTTTCCGCTGTCgattgtttctgttttggCCGCGACAAATTCCGTTCCGCTTGTTATTCGGGATGTCTGCAAGGATAGCAACATTTTCCGAAATGAAGTGGGAGATGCTGCATTTCTTCAATGGTCGATCGGTttaccctcacacacacatacgcacacacttaCCCCCGGGTCACCTATTCCCTACCTGTTTGCACCCGTGTGTGAAATATGCcctcgcaacaaggatggccAGATGTTTCCGGTTATTTTTCTTGCACGTGCACTCGCTACTACCCCGCCCTAGCGCTGCCCATGCCGGGCCAgtttttatgaatgaatcgAAGCAACCCTTTCGCCTCGCGTTGTAAAAACCCCTTCCACGTGTGTGTTGTACTCCTTTCACCCGCTCGGTGTGTGGCTATTCCACTCACACTGATTCTACCCTTTGAGGTAGGGATGCGTCCAAATAGAAAGGATCTCCTCATCGGGGCTGGTGGCTCATTACCATTCTGACCGTCAAGCTGTGACGAACACATTCCCCAAGTAGATCTACAACGAACCGAGAGTGATGTACGGCTGGCTGGTTGTAAAACAAAGTGACTCGTAACTATATtccgaaaaaacaaaaatcgtgaTAGCAATACGACCCTCGCGCCTAGTGAAACCACGGTAAACATCGTGATCGTGAACATGAAGTGCAACAACAATAGCGCCGCACGAACGATCGTGTTGCTTCTGTGCTGCTGTGTTGCGTTAAGCGCGGGCAGAATAATTCACCGAATCAGTGACTATAACGCACCGATGGCGGAACCGGTGCGCCAGTGCCGTGCGATCTGTTTGACCAATCATCTGCACGAGGAGATCAACAGCATCGTCGTGACGGACGAGTGTACCGATCGGCCCAACTGCTTCATGTGCTGGGACTACTGCAAGATACTGCACGAGGAGAAGCGCATCGTGCGCGATTTAATGTGCAGTGATGTGATTTGTGTAAGTATCTTACTAACCCCGTACCCGCGATCTTCACTACTCAGTTCGTGAAACCAAGCTATAGTGCCCATTATATCTAACACGCGCGActtctttttggacccttttctTTTACAGTACTCTGGATGCAAGACGGCCTGCAAGTACTACGGAGGTTTCTATCGAACGGCGAAACAGAAGATCACGTTAAAATCGCTCGCTGTGCCCGTGATCGGACAGCAGGTGGTGAACCATGATCCTGCCAACTCGAGTGCAAGCTAAACAGAAGGACGCGGAGAGCTCACACCACGAAGAGCACCACAGCCTACTAGCTTATTCTAACCGTTTTTTAAACCGCTCCATTGTAAATACTATCGcacttatttaaaaaaaaaccccattgTTGAATATTATGTAGGAAAAGGATCTATTGTAAATATCGAATAACCACGACCAGGCGTATcgaagtaataataataaaaaaaaccgtgtTTTTACTGCGTAAGAAACATTTGTATCGATCGTATCAaccgttttggttttggtgttgAATAAAAGTGACTCGAGTCAGCGATTTGACGACGATCGAATTAAGGATGAGcatttcctttaaaaaaaatccattcccAAAACTTCCTCCCAACCGGAAACGATGGTTCGCGACAGCTCAAAGAATGCGCTTTAAAAcggcaacaaacaacacaaacacaccaatgAAATTCAAGACTTTTGGCAcacggttgttgttttttttttttggtttgttagAAAGTTGTGTTTGTTAGGCTTTtttgtaggttttttttacatatttttgtgttgttctttgttgtttcttctcttgtttttgttgctgttgttgttgttgttgtgtgtgtttccgttTTTTATTATATAAATAAGATTTCCAAATAACTCGATCGATCGCCCGCTCATCTTTCCCCCATTTTTTCATGATTCTATGCCGACGATCACTAgtattattatcatcatcatcattatcatcatcttgtcaaagaaaagagaaaataataatcata encodes the following:
- the LOC133391622 gene encoding uncharacterized protein LOC133391622; translated protein: MKCNNNSAARTIVLLLCCCVALSAGRIIHRISDYNAPMAEPVRQCRAICLTNHLHEEINSIVVTDECTDRPNCFMCWDYCKILHEEKRIVRDLMCSDVICYSGCKTACKYYGGFYRTAKQKITLKSLAVPVIGQQVVNHDPANSSAS